From one uncultured Erythrobacter sp. genomic stretch:
- a CDS encoding arsenate reductase, translating to MADIHLYGIPNCDTVKKARVWLDAQGRGYTFHDYKKEGAEPERIAGWIAAAGLDVVVNRKGTTYRALSDADKALAASADTAPALLAANPSVIKRPIAEHAGGVLVGFKADEWAAALG from the coding sequence ATGGCTGACATCCACCTCTATGGCATTCCCAACTGCGACACGGTGAAGAAAGCGCGCGTGTGGCTCGACGCGCAGGGGCGGGGATACACCTTCCACGATTACAAGAAGGAAGGGGCGGAGCCCGAGCGCATTGCCGGCTGGATCGCGGCTGCGGGCCTCGATGTGGTGGTCAACCGCAAGGGCACGACCTACCGCGCGCTGTCCGACGCCGACAAGGCACTGGCCGCCAGCGCCGACACCGCGCCAGCGCTGCTCGCCGCCAACCCTTCGGTGATCAAGCGCCCGATTGCGGAGCACGCCGGCGGCGTTTTGGTCGGCTTCAAGGCGGACGAATGGGCCGCAGCGCTCGGCTGA
- the ruvC gene encoding crossover junction endodeoxyribonuclease RuvC, protein MIILGLDPSLSSTGWGVIRSEGARISHVANGQIKTDPSAPMSQRLAALQAGLAEVIAIHQPARAAAEEIFVNKNPQSTLKLAQARGAVLAACGSAGLIVNEHAARLVKKAVTGTGAAEKVQVAAMVKVLLPGVTITGSDAADALAVAIADAHLAPRS, encoded by the coding sequence GTGATCATCCTCGGCCTCGACCCCTCGCTCTCCTCGACCGGATGGGGCGTAATCCGCAGCGAAGGCGCGCGGATCAGCCATGTTGCCAATGGCCAGATCAAGACCGACCCGTCCGCCCCGATGTCTCAGCGGCTCGCGGCGTTGCAGGCGGGGCTGGCCGAGGTGATCGCCATCCACCAGCCTGCCCGCGCGGCGGCGGAGGAAATCTTCGTCAACAAGAACCCGCAATCAACGCTGAAGCTGGCGCAGGCGCGCGGCGCGGTGCTGGCGGCGTGCGGGTCGGCGGGCCTGATCGTGAACGAACACGCCGCGCGGCTAGTGAAGAAAGCCGTCACCGGCACCGGCGCTGCGGAAAAGGTGCAGGTCGCCGCGATGGTGAAGGTGCTGCTGCCGGGCGTTACCATCACCGGAAGCGACGCGGCCGACGCGCTCGCCGTGGCAATTGCCGACGCGCATCTCGCTCCGCGCAGTTGA
- a CDS encoding YebC/PmpR family DNA-binding transcriptional regulator translates to MAGHSKFKNIMHRKGAQDKKRSAMFSKLSREITVAAKMGMPDPDMNPRLRLAVNAAKAQSMPKDNIQRAIDKASMAGGEDYAEIRYEGYGPGGVALIVEALTDNRNRTATNVRTAFSKNGGNLGSEGSVSHGFERRGLIEYSAAAGDEEKMLEAAIEAGADDVESSEDGHTIWTAADALHGVAGELEKVLGPADNVKLAWKPVLSVDVDEATAGTLMKLIDALDDDDDVQTVWGNYEISDEVMEKLG, encoded by the coding sequence ATGGCAGGCCATTCCAAGTTCAAGAACATCATGCACCGCAAGGGTGCGCAGGACAAGAAACGCTCGGCGATGTTCTCCAAGCTGAGCCGCGAGATCACGGTGGCGGCCAAGATGGGCATGCCCGATCCCGACATGAACCCGCGCCTGCGGCTCGCGGTCAACGCCGCCAAGGCGCAGTCGATGCCCAAGGACAATATCCAGCGCGCGATCGACAAGGCGAGCATGGCGGGCGGTGAGGACTACGCCGAAATCCGCTACGAAGGCTATGGCCCGGGCGGCGTTGCGCTGATCGTCGAAGCGTTGACCGACAATCGCAACCGCACTGCCACCAATGTGCGCACCGCGTTCAGCAAGAACGGCGGGAACCTCGGCAGCGAAGGCTCGGTTTCGCATGGCTTCGAGCGGCGCGGGCTGATCGAATATTCGGCCGCTGCCGGTGACGAGGAAAAGATGCTCGAAGCCGCGATCGAAGCGGGCGCGGATGATGTCGAATCCTCCGAAGACGGCCACACGATCTGGACTGCCGCCGATGCGCTGCACGGCGTGGCGGGCGAGCTCGAAAAGGTGCTCGGCCCGGCGGACAATGTGAAGCTGGCGTGGAAACCGGTGCTCAGCGTGGACGTCGACGAAGCGACCGCCGGCACGCTGATGAAGCTGATCGACGCGCTCGATGATGATGACGATGTGCAGACCGTCTGGGGCAATTACGAAATCTCCGACGAGGTGATGGAGAAGCTGGGGTAA
- a CDS encoding CPBP family glutamic-type intramembrane protease, whose translation MFEDRAAGLTPADALGARARIIDVMRFALRPTFAEAPTVTGWQAVKALAVLLALSFAIMVPLGLMLNLVDPAMTIRLQRAEPPPKQLRDLFVALAFAPIFEEMLFRAWLSGRIAALRYGLYGLVALALLLADIVFETSGNVLSGLAVLAVFVGLLQWGLTNDTERAVPAWFIRHFRWFVWGSALMFGLIHLGNDDIPSGPLGLIVVLPQVVGGVLLAYTRTRLGLAWAILHHGLFNAVFFGLPFALR comes from the coding sequence ATGTTTGAAGATAGAGCGGCGGGCCTTACTCCGGCAGACGCGCTTGGCGCAAGGGCACGTATTATCGATGTGATGCGGTTCGCGCTGCGCCCGACCTTTGCCGAAGCGCCGACTGTAACGGGTTGGCAGGCCGTGAAGGCGCTGGCGGTGCTTCTTGCGCTCAGTTTCGCGATCATGGTTCCGCTTGGCCTGATGCTGAATCTGGTCGACCCTGCGATGACGATACGCCTACAGCGGGCCGAGCCTCCACCCAAGCAGCTGCGTGACCTTTTCGTTGCGCTGGCCTTTGCCCCGATCTTTGAAGAAATGCTGTTCCGCGCCTGGTTGTCGGGGCGGATCGCGGCGTTGCGATATGGGCTCTATGGCCTTGTTGCGCTGGCGCTGTTGCTGGCAGACATCGTGTTTGAGACCAGCGGGAACGTGCTGTCAGGCTTGGCCGTCCTAGCGGTGTTCGTCGGGCTGCTGCAATGGGGGCTGACGAACGACACCGAGCGGGCGGTGCCCGCGTGGTTCATCCGCCATTTCCGCTGGTTCGTGTGGGGATCAGCGCTGATGTTTGGCCTCATCCACCTCGGCAATGATGACATCCCATCAGGGCCACTGGGGTTGATCGTGGTGCTGCCGCAGGTCGTGGGCGGTGTGCTGCTCGCCTATACCCGCACGCGGTTGGGGTTGGCATGGGCGATCCTCCACCATGGCCTCTTCAACGCGGTGTTCTTCGGCCTGCCCTTTGCTTTGCGTTAA
- a CDS encoding heavy metal-binding domain-containing protein — translation MASPWKDSRGVIVSTTPTLEGRPIQDYLGIVTGEVIVGANLFRDLFANIRDIVGGRSGSYERILADARNQAIEELQAEAASRGANAVVSIDLDYEVIGPNGSMLMVSASGTAVRV, via the coding sequence ATGGCATCCCCCTGGAAAGATTCGCGCGGCGTCATCGTCAGCACCACCCCGACGCTCGAAGGCCGCCCGATTCAGGACTATCTCGGCATCGTCACCGGCGAAGTGATCGTCGGCGCGAACCTGTTCCGCGATCTGTTCGCCAATATCCGCGACATCGTCGGCGGCCGCTCGGGCTCGTATGAGCGCATTCTGGCCGACGCGCGCAATCAGGCGATCGAGGAATTGCAGGCCGAAGCCGCATCGCGCGGCGCCAATGCGGTGGTCAGCATCGATCTTGATTACGAAGTGATCGGCCCCAACGGATCCATGCTGATGGTCAGCGCCAGCGGCACGGCGGTGCGCGTCTGA
- a CDS encoding DUF2312 domain-containing protein: MADEAQSTDDRLRLLIERIERLEEEKKGIADDIRDVYMEAKAVGYDPKIMRQIVRLRKMKPDDRSEQDMLLETYKTALGMA, from the coding sequence ATGGCCGACGAAGCCCAATCGACCGATGACCGCCTGCGCCTGCTGATCGAGCGCATCGAACGCCTCGAAGAAGAAAAGAAGGGCATCGCTGACGACATCCGTGACGTCTACATGGAAGCCAAGGCGGTCGGGTACGATCCCAAGATCATGCGCCAGATCGTGCGCCTGCGGAAGATGAAGCCCGACGATCGCAGCGAGCAGGATATGCTGCTGGAGACGTACAAGACCGCGCTCGGGATGGCGTGA
- a CDS encoding DUF1244 domain-containing protein, which yields MNSNADPLDSLDDAQAAAAFRRMVRHLRHRHDAQNIELMGLAGFCRNCLADWIRDAGYPGDKEAAREVIHGMPSAEWKVTRQTPATPEQLARMEASIAKNAQE from the coding sequence ATGAATAGCAATGCCGATCCGCTCGACAGCCTCGATGACGCACAGGCCGCCGCCGCCTTCCGCCGGATGGTGCGGCATCTGCGGCACCGGCACGATGCGCAGAACATCGAGCTGATGGGCCTCGCCGGCTTCTGCCGCAATTGTCTCGCCGACTGGATTCGTGATGCGGGCTACCCCGGTGACAAGGAAGCCGCGCGCGAAGTGATCCACGGGATGCCCAGCGCCGAGTGGAAGGTAACCCGCCAGACTCCCGCCACGCCGGAGCAATTGGCGCGGATGGAAGCGAGTATCGCGAAGAACGCACAGGAATAA